The Devosia sp. YIM 151766 genome includes a region encoding these proteins:
- a CDS encoding polysaccharide biosynthesis/export family protein, which produces MRWLSILILALTLTLGGCATNRSATYLVETNGPYQLDTGDVVRVTVYGDAELSKSYRVGDEGAIAFPLVGAVAVRGSTTQDAGKRLARALANGYMRNPDVAVEIEQYRPFYIQGEIKTAGQFPYVPGMSVRAAISTAGGFTETADRNRAVVYRQQDNQMVKGNVELDFPIYPGDTVVVSERWF; this is translated from the coding sequence ATGCGCTGGCTATCCATTCTAATCCTGGCCCTGACATTGACGCTTGGCGGCTGCGCCACCAATAGAAGCGCCACCTATCTGGTGGAAACCAATGGGCCCTATCAGCTCGATACGGGCGATGTGGTGCGGGTGACCGTCTATGGCGATGCGGAGCTGAGCAAGAGCTATCGCGTCGGCGATGAGGGAGCGATCGCCTTTCCGCTGGTCGGCGCGGTGGCCGTGCGCGGCAGCACCACCCAGGATGCCGGCAAGCGTCTCGCCCGGGCGCTGGCCAATGGCTATATGCGCAATCCCGACGTTGCGGTCGAGATCGAACAATACCGTCCCTTCTATATCCAGGGCGAGATCAAGACTGCCGGGCAATTCCCCTATGTTCCCGGCATGAGCGTGCGCGCCGCGATCAGCACGGCGGGCGGCTTCACCGAGACGGCGGACCGCAATCGCGCCGTGGTTTACCGCCAGCAGGACAACCAGATGGTCAAAGGAAACGTCGAGCTCGATTTCCCGATCTATCCGGGCGATACGGTTGTCGTTTCCGAACGCTGGTTCTAG
- a CDS encoding GFA family protein gives MSDGEIRQGGCLCGIVRYEVRGAPFRTGLCHCADCRKVTGSSFLAYADWADGQFQYTGDVKTYDGRSFCPRCGSRLFSIGDHRVEIYLGTLDDAPSGIVPMVEGWIKRREAWLLPLDAEQHDEDIG, from the coding sequence ATGAGCGACGGCGAAATCAGACAAGGCGGCTGTCTCTGCGGCATTGTGCGATATGAAGTCCGTGGCGCTCCGTTCCGAACCGGGCTTTGCCATTGCGCCGATTGCCGAAAGGTCACGGGCTCATCGTTTCTGGCCTATGCCGATTGGGCGGATGGTCAGTTCCAATATACCGGTGACGTTAAAACCTATGACGGCCGCTCGTTCTGCCCGCGGTGCGGCTCCCGCCTGTTCAGCATCGGAGACCATCGCGTCGAAATCTATTTGGGCACGCTCGACGATGCGCCCAGCGGCATTGTTCCGATGGTCGAGGGCTGGATCAAAAGACGAGAGGCGTGGCTTCTGCCGCTCGACGCTGAGCAACATGACGAAGACATCGGATAG
- a CDS encoding alpha/beta fold hydrolase, with product MKPKNIGLLPALSVLAAICITGAAVAETSTDVTIQNGDRAVPATVVVPDGDGPFAAVVMNHGHGGGRQENGGFGGIAKALADKGILTIRMDFPGSGDSEEPFTEGYLSNMISDSNASLQYVLDNYEVDENRLGIFGYSMGGRIALTIGSEEGNPYRAMGLLAPSADWGQEMMADFLGGQEEYDRLYEESGSDKGYAEFVTQWGQTQELSRTWFDEMIASKPLETIGAYDGAMIVVYGDQDDVVRSGVNEAVLEAYPDATAIVVPEADHGYGFYSDQPEVTALVEKTFADFFAENLE from the coding sequence ATGAAGCCTAAAAACATCGGATTGCTACCGGCCCTCAGCGTGTTAGCTGCCATCTGCATCACAGGTGCGGCGGTAGCGGAAACTTCTACTGATGTCACAATCCAAAACGGTGATCGTGCCGTGCCGGCCACAGTGGTTGTTCCAGATGGCGACGGTCCTTTCGCAGCAGTCGTCATGAATCATGGTCATGGCGGCGGACGCCAGGAAAACGGCGGATTCGGCGGAATAGCCAAGGCCCTCGCCGACAAGGGAATCCTGACGATCCGGATGGATTTCCCGGGCTCGGGAGACAGCGAGGAGCCCTTCACCGAGGGCTATCTGTCGAACATGATTTCCGATTCCAACGCGAGCCTGCAGTACGTGCTGGACAATTATGAAGTGGATGAAAACCGCCTTGGCATCTTTGGCTACAGCATGGGCGGCCGCATCGCGCTGACCATCGGGAGCGAGGAAGGCAATCCATACCGAGCCATGGGATTGCTGGCACCTTCTGCCGACTGGGGGCAGGAAATGATGGCCGACTTTCTGGGAGGGCAGGAAGAGTATGACCGACTGTATGAAGAGTCCGGCAGCGACAAGGGCTATGCGGAATTCGTCACCCAGTGGGGACAGACACAAGAGTTGAGCCGAACATGGTTCGACGAGATGATTGCCTCCAAGCCCCTGGAGACTATCGGAGCATACGACGGCGCCATGATCGTCGTTTATGGTGACCAAGACGATGTTGTTCGCTCGGGCGTCAACGAGGCTGTGCTCGAAGCCTATCCTGATGCGACCGCTATCGTTGTCCCGGAAGCCGACCACGGATACGGGTTCTACAGCGACCAGCCTGAGGTCACCGCACTTGTTGAAAAAACCTTCGCGGATTTTTTCGCTGAAAACCTGGAATAG
- a CDS encoding glycosyltransferase family 4 protein: MSGPPLKILQILRAPVGGLFRHVADLTRELAARGHDIGIVVDILANDAQTEELLRGLDAHARLGIHRLPMPRLFGKGDLTTPFAVTRLARRLEVDIIHGHGAKGGFYARLALYGRTRAKAVYTPHGGVLHYAADSRSGRLFHQIERLLMARTSAIIFESAYAEKTYTALIGAPTCPAEIIHNGLRPEEFEPVPAAADAADFVFVGELRTLKGIFPLVEALATVPGAKLVMAGDGPERMALEARIAELGLADRVRLVGSQPARRVFTLGRCVIVPSLAESLPYVVLEAAAARLPLIATRVGGIPEIFGPMAASLVPAGDSAALAKAMQEFIDSPAQSEAAMLQLLAHIEARFSVRRMTDAIEETYRAGLEKTGA; this comes from the coding sequence TTGTCGGGGCCTCCGCTCAAAATCCTGCAAATATTGCGGGCGCCGGTGGGCGGATTGTTCCGCCATGTCGCCGATCTGACGCGCGAATTGGCGGCACGCGGCCATGACATCGGCATCGTTGTCGACATCCTGGCCAATGATGCGCAGACCGAAGAATTGCTGCGGGGGCTCGACGCCCATGCAAGGCTCGGCATTCATCGCCTGCCGATGCCCCGCCTGTTCGGCAAGGGCGACCTGACCACGCCATTCGCCGTCACGCGGCTGGCGCGACGCCTCGAGGTCGATATCATCCACGGCCACGGCGCCAAGGGCGGGTTCTATGCCCGGCTGGCTCTTTACGGCCGAACCCGCGCGAAAGCCGTCTATACCCCGCATGGCGGTGTCCTGCACTATGCGGCCGATTCGCGGTCCGGCCGGCTGTTCCACCAGATCGAGCGCCTGTTGATGGCCAGGACTTCGGCCATCATCTTCGAAAGCGCCTATGCGGAAAAAACCTATACGGCGCTGATCGGAGCCCCGACCTGTCCGGCGGAAATCATCCATAACGGTCTGCGGCCCGAGGAATTCGAACCGGTGCCGGCGGCAGCCGATGCCGCCGATTTCGTGTTTGTCGGCGAATTGCGAACGCTCAAGGGGATTTTCCCGCTGGTTGAGGCGCTGGCAACGGTTCCGGGCGCCAAGCTGGTCATGGCCGGCGATGGGCCGGAGCGGATGGCGCTGGAAGCCAGGATCGCCGAATTGGGGCTGGCCGACCGGGTGCGGCTGGTCGGCTCTCAACCGGCGCGGCGGGTTTTCACCCTGGGCCGCTGCGTCATCGTGCCGTCACTGGCGGAGTCCCTGCCCTATGTGGTGCTGGAGGCGGCGGCGGCGCGATTGCCTTTGATCGCCACCCGCGTGGGCGGCATTCCCGAAATATTCGGGCCGATGGCGGCGAGCCTGGTGCCAGCCGGCGATTCAGCGGCGCTGGCGAAGGCCATGCAAGAATTCATCGATAGCCCGGCGCAGTCCGAAGCCGCGATGCTGCAATTGCTGGCCCATATCGAAGCCCGGTTTTCCGTGCGGCGCATGACCGACGCCATCGAGGAGACCTATCGGGCGGGTCTGGAAAAAACCGGTGCCTGA
- a CDS encoding MAPEG family protein, protein MSAESENWRAARKAGAMAIAGSMIVTALLWLAILYFGPSIQGIDTVSSRMIFALKCCCVAVLFCLVMGVEAVAHERLQSPAFDPLAGHETRRLRVNLRFLQNTLEQFVVFAFGLFGLAAYADDELGMRAVLATTVVWILTRFAFWIGYHHSAAMRGLGAPGMMVSMLALIYVVCRVSFDIAGWAGVVVFGIAFAAIEALLFLKTRQL, encoded by the coding sequence GTGAGCGCTGAATCGGAGAACTGGCGCGCCGCCCGCAAAGCGGGTGCGATGGCCATCGCCGGGTCGATGATCGTTACCGCACTATTGTGGCTCGCGATCCTGTATTTTGGCCCGTCAATCCAGGGGATAGACACCGTTAGCAGCAGGATGATCTTCGCCCTGAAATGTTGCTGCGTCGCCGTGCTCTTCTGCCTCGTGATGGGCGTCGAGGCGGTAGCGCATGAGCGGCTACAATCACCCGCATTTGATCCTTTGGCGGGACATGAAACGAGGCGGCTACGGGTCAATCTCCGTTTTCTCCAGAACACCCTGGAGCAGTTCGTGGTCTTTGCATTCGGTCTGTTTGGGCTGGCCGCCTATGCGGACGACGAACTAGGAATGCGGGCTGTTCTCGCGACGACAGTCGTGTGGATATTGACTCGTTTCGCCTTCTGGATCGGCTATCACCACAGCGCGGCGATGCGGGGCTTAGGCGCCCCGGGGATGATGGTGAGCATGCTGGCGCTGATATATGTCGTCTGCCGAGTTAGCTTCGATATCGCCGGCTGGGCGGGCGTTGTCGTTTTCGGGATAGCCTTCGCGGCGATCGAGGCCCTGCTCTTTCTCAAGACGCGCCAGCTCTAA
- a CDS encoding PAS domain S-box protein: MIDNQALDQISWAMDQISNDIDAIANARLAAIVDSSFDAIISKDLNSQITSWNIAAERMFGYSAEEAIGRSILMLIPERLQSEETDIIERVRRGERVESFDTTRVRKDGTLISVSITVSPIKDANGGIVGASKIARDVSEAKEAERRISLLLREVNHRVKNQFAVILSIIRESSNRAVAPSEFEGQVRARIMALSRSHDLLVNSDWSGASLFELVQEHLTIFGHDEKVTLSGPLITLAPNAVQHLGMAMHELGTNAAKYGALASARGQVRIAWQIIDDRPDASQFELVWEETFPAESGEPAEPIVRRGFGTVVLERVVPLALNGRSTLEREPGRVRWTLTTPLDSLVGQAKEQGDEPDELYFNPI; the protein is encoded by the coding sequence TTGATCGACAATCAGGCCTTGGACCAGATATCATGGGCAATGGATCAAATCTCAAACGATATCGATGCCATTGCAAATGCCCGCCTCGCGGCCATCGTCGATAGTTCTTTTGACGCCATCATCAGCAAGGATTTGAACAGCCAGATCACGAGTTGGAACATCGCTGCCGAGCGGATGTTCGGCTATTCCGCCGAGGAAGCGATCGGACGCTCGATCCTTATGCTCATTCCCGAGCGGTTGCAGAGCGAAGAAACCGACATCATCGAGCGGGTGCGAAGGGGTGAGCGAGTCGAGAGCTTTGATACCACCCGCGTCCGAAAGGATGGCACGTTGATCTCGGTTTCGATAACGGTTTCACCGATCAAAGATGCCAATGGCGGTATTGTCGGCGCCTCCAAGATCGCTCGCGATGTGAGCGAGGCCAAAGAGGCGGAGCGACGGATCAGCCTCCTGCTCCGCGAGGTCAATCATCGCGTCAAGAACCAGTTCGCGGTAATCCTCTCGATCATCCGAGAATCCAGCAATCGGGCTGTTGCGCCGAGTGAATTCGAGGGCCAGGTGCGCGCCCGGATCATGGCCCTTTCCCGATCGCATGACCTGTTGGTCAATTCGGACTGGTCCGGTGCCAGTCTGTTCGAGCTCGTGCAGGAACACCTCACCATATTCGGGCACGACGAAAAGGTTACGCTCTCTGGTCCGCTGATCACTCTCGCGCCGAATGCCGTTCAGCATCTGGGAATGGCCATGCACGAACTCGGCACCAATGCAGCCAAATATGGAGCATTGGCGAGCGCTCGGGGGCAGGTAAGAATTGCGTGGCAGATTATCGACGATCGGCCGGACGCGAGCCAGTTTGAATTGGTTTGGGAGGAGACCTTTCCGGCCGAATCCGGCGAGCCCGCGGAACCGATTGTCCGTCGCGGCTTTGGCACAGTGGTGCTGGAGCGCGTCGTGCCGCTCGCCTTGAATGGCCGATCAACTCTTGAGCGGGAGCCTGGCCGGGTGCGCTGGACCCTGACCACGCCGCTCGACAGCTTGGTCGGACAGGCCAAAGAACAAGGCGACGAGCCGGACGAGCTTTATTTCAACCCAATTTAG
- a CDS encoding phosphotransferase, giving the protein MQLQARDIEAAIPLWPQLAGSVPRIINYSENHTFRFDKAGGASYTLRVHRPDYQSIANIESELAWLAALRRDTGLPIPEPVAGRNGELLQGFLAPDGALRQAVLFRFLAGHEPSPDSGLLGLFGRLGNYAARMHEHATHWQRPAAFTRQSWSAGNILDSDGLWGDWRIAPGVTADIRSLLDRLDAALRRRLAAYGLGAGRYGLIHADMRLGNLLVDGDDVSLIDFDDCGFCWFTYDFAAAISFHETHATVPALKAAWLESYQAVRPLDKDDIASIDDMIMLRRMALLAWIGSHAETDLAQTHMAGFAAGTAELAEYYLGDAIGR; this is encoded by the coding sequence ATGCAATTGCAGGCGCGCGACATTGAAGCCGCAATTCCGCTCTGGCCGCAATTGGCCGGCTCCGTGCCGCGAATTATCAATTATTCCGAGAATCACACCTTCCGTTTCGATAAAGCGGGCGGCGCTTCCTATACGCTGCGTGTACATCGGCCGGATTACCAGAGCATCGCCAATATCGAGAGCGAGCTGGCCTGGCTGGCCGCCCTGCGGCGCGATACCGGCCTGCCGATCCCCGAGCCGGTTGCCGGCAGGAATGGCGAATTGCTCCAGGGTTTTCTGGCGCCGGACGGGGCCTTGCGGCAGGCCGTGCTGTTCCGCTTCCTCGCCGGCCACGAGCCGAGTCCGGACAGCGGTTTGCTTGGATTGTTCGGCAGATTGGGGAATTATGCGGCCCGCATGCACGAGCATGCGACCCATTGGCAGCGCCCGGCGGCATTCACGCGTCAGAGCTGGAGCGCCGGCAATATCCTCGACAGCGATGGGCTCTGGGGCGACTGGCGAATTGCCCCGGGTGTCACGGCCGATATCCGTTCACTCCTCGACCGCCTGGACGCCGCGCTTCGCCGCCGGCTCGCAGCCTACGGGCTGGGCGCCGGTCGCTATGGCCTCATCCACGCCGATATGCGTTTGGGCAACCTGCTGGTCGATGGCGATGATGTCAGCCTGATCGATTTCGACGATTGCGGCTTCTGCTGGTTCACCTACGATTTTGCCGCCGCCATTTCCTTCCACGAGACCCATGCGACGGTGCCGGCGCTCAAGGCTGCCTGGCTCGAAAGCTATCAGGCCGTGCGCCCGCTCGATAAGGACGACATCGCCTCCATCGACGACATGATCATGCTGCGCCGCATGGCTTTGCTCGCCTGGATCGGCTCCCATGCCGAGACCGATCTCGCGCAAACCCATATGGCGGGATTCGCAGCGGGGACAGCCGAGCTGGCGGAATACTATCTCGGCGATGCCATCGGGCGCTGA
- a CDS encoding O-antigen ligase family protein, with translation MSMTGTRREAPETEIRIAGLRFAVFTTRNLVFLLAVLAMNYTLLRPSPVDLLYVLSFLITLFLMTLLEKQEVTRRSVTFILIVAAWGLSCLLASLPNFSEDGVAFELLSKTFAITIGIISVFVSMSWKKRHFEIFMKVYIVSCVIASILGTIGFLLQTELLTWDGRAKGFIDDPNMYGSFLLPAVVFCVYFLFRPRGNKVLLIGAMAIVLLGILLSFSRIAVVAVMICLFAYIFFHNRRRPRRLVLTIGSLVVIGVVLFAFASLTSAEFTEKLLDRLTFAKSYDLGEEGRYHRYLLVLPMIMENPIGLGVLQLDKIFPEPIHNIWLSSFVNYGWTGGIAWLVLAFGTVGVSIRNYRRTRNEITIVLLISLIGIVMCASLHEGEHWRQMWLHFGLIWGMNTFNFDLGAGPKARQIPPAKRSLPRRAGASRPPISTAASTSTGHVQRPMASPR, from the coding sequence ATGAGCATGACAGGCACTCGCCGCGAGGCACCTGAGACCGAAATCCGCATAGCCGGCCTGCGTTTCGCCGTCTTCACCACGCGGAACCTGGTCTTCCTGCTCGCCGTGCTGGCGATGAACTACACGCTGCTGCGGCCCTCGCCCGTCGACCTGTTATACGTCCTGTCCTTTCTCATCACGCTGTTCCTGATGACGCTGCTGGAAAAGCAGGAGGTGACGCGACGATCGGTGACCTTCATTCTCATCGTTGCCGCGTGGGGTCTGTCCTGCCTGCTGGCGTCGCTACCGAATTTCAGCGAGGATGGCGTCGCCTTCGAGCTGCTTTCCAAGACCTTCGCCATCACGATCGGCATTATCAGCGTCTTCGTGTCGATGAGCTGGAAAAAGCGCCACTTCGAGATTTTCATGAAGGTTTACATCGTCTCCTGCGTGATCGCCTCGATCCTGGGCACGATAGGCTTCCTGCTCCAAACCGAATTGCTGACCTGGGACGGACGCGCCAAGGGCTTCATCGATGACCCCAATATGTATGGTTCGTTCCTGCTGCCGGCGGTGGTCTTCTGCGTCTATTTCCTCTTTCGTCCCCGGGGAAACAAGGTACTGCTTATCGGCGCCATGGCGATCGTCCTGCTCGGCATCCTCCTGTCCTTCTCGCGCATCGCCGTCGTCGCGGTGATGATCTGTCTGTTCGCCTATATTTTCTTCCACAATCGCCGGCGGCCGCGCCGGCTGGTGCTGACCATCGGCAGCCTTGTCGTAATCGGCGTCGTGCTCTTCGCCTTTGCCAGCCTTACCTCGGCCGAATTCACCGAAAAGCTCCTGGATCGACTCACCTTCGCCAAGTCCTACGACCTGGGCGAGGAAGGCCGCTATCACCGCTACCTGCTGGTATTGCCGATGATCATGGAGAACCCGATCGGACTTGGGGTGCTCCAACTCGACAAGATCTTTCCAGAGCCGATCCACAACATCTGGCTGAGCTCCTTCGTCAATTATGGCTGGACCGGCGGCATCGCCTGGCTGGTTCTCGCCTTCGGGACGGTGGGCGTTTCCATCCGCAATTATCGGCGCACGCGGAACGAAATAACGATCGTGCTGCTGATATCGCTGATCGGCATCGTCATGTGCGCGTCGCTGCATGAGGGCGAGCATTGGCGCCAGATGTGGCTGCACTTCGGGCTGATCTGGGGGATGAACACGTTCAATTTCGACCTGGGCGCGGGGCCGAAGGCGCGTCAGATTCCACCAGCCAAACGATCTCTGCCGCGCCGGGCCGGCGCGTCACGGCCGCCCATCAGCACTGCCGCTTCGACCAGCACAGGGCATGTTCAGCGCCCGATGGCATCGCCGAGATAG
- a CDS encoding GFA family protein, with amino-acid sequence MAAEEEPVVATCHCGQVEIVLAKTPDVVVECNCSLCTKYGVLWTYYEASDILGMPEGSITDSYAWNGENVDFHRCSNCGCITHWMPRSASRSRRGINARLLPKTLLASARLRHRDGAETGKYLD; translated from the coding sequence ATGGCTGCGGAAGAAGAGCCCGTGGTGGCGACATGCCATTGCGGGCAGGTCGAAATAGTCTTGGCGAAAACGCCCGATGTGGTGGTCGAATGCAATTGCAGCCTTTGCACCAAATATGGCGTGCTTTGGACCTATTATGAGGCTTCAGACATCCTTGGGATGCCAGAGGGCAGCATAACGGATAGCTACGCCTGGAATGGCGAGAACGTGGACTTTCACCGCTGCTCAAACTGCGGCTGCATTACCCACTGGATGCCAAGATCAGCGAGCCGCAGCAGACGGGGGATCAATGCGAGGCTGCTCCCCAAAACCTTGCTGGCCTCTGCCAGGCTGAGACACCGGGATGGTGCCGAAACGGGAAAATATCTCGACTAG
- a CDS encoding undecaprenyl-phosphate glucose phosphotransferase, whose product MFRVDAKKAIEDHAAKPGGTPHLSPRAEEIIARPVDGTLSAAVISGTAQVAEALLLALLGYGIHAAYVAPGQDALYIPIILTMVLLANIMFNAVRSHRITAYRTTLSQFGRVLGAWTAVMVTLTVGLFLFKAGDLVSRFWLLTWYASGALALLAYRSLLRALVLRWTDEGRLKRRAVIVGGGADAALLIEQIQAGAEKDINLLGLFDDRVGERSPDLVSGYHKLGMVADLVEFARRTPVDLVIVSMPLSAEKRVLDMLTQLWVLPVDIRLSAHMSKLKFTDKAYSYVGEVPVLDIADRPISDWNRVFKWVFDKLVALTALILLSPVMLATAIAIKLESRGPVFFVQNRHGFNNETIRIYKFRSMRTDMLDNTAAKLVTKDDPRVTRVGKFIRKTSIDELPQLFNVLKGELSVVGPRPHAPQAKAENQLYYEAVEGYFARHRVKPGMTGWAQVNGWRGETDTIDKIMQRVNHDLYYIEHWSILLDAYIVLLTPFRLFNSENAY is encoded by the coding sequence ATGTTTCGCGTAGACGCTAAAAAGGCCATTGAAGACCACGCCGCCAAGCCGGGCGGGACACCGCATCTTTCGCCGCGCGCCGAGGAAATCATCGCCCGCCCGGTGGACGGCACGCTTTCGGCCGCGGTGATTTCAGGAACAGCGCAGGTGGCGGAGGCGCTGCTACTCGCGCTTTTGGGCTATGGCATTCACGCGGCCTATGTCGCGCCGGGACAGGACGCGCTCTATATCCCGATCATCCTGACAATGGTGTTGCTGGCCAATATCATGTTCAACGCCGTGCGCTCCCACCGCATCACGGCTTATCGCACCACATTGTCGCAGTTCGGCCGGGTGCTCGGGGCCTGGACGGCGGTGATGGTGACGCTGACTGTGGGATTGTTCCTGTTCAAGGCCGGCGACCTGGTCTCGCGGTTCTGGCTGCTCACCTGGTACGCCTCCGGCGCACTGGCTCTGCTGGCATATCGCAGCCTGTTGCGGGCCCTCGTGCTGCGCTGGACCGATGAAGGCCGCCTGAAACGACGCGCGGTGATCGTCGGCGGCGGCGCCGACGCGGCTCTGCTGATCGAGCAGATCCAGGCCGGAGCCGAAAAGGACATCAACCTGCTCGGATTGTTCGACGACCGCGTCGGAGAGCGTTCGCCGGACCTCGTCTCGGGCTATCACAAGCTCGGAATGGTTGCGGACCTGGTCGAGTTCGCCCGCCGCACCCCCGTCGACCTCGTCATCGTGTCGATGCCGCTATCGGCGGAAAAGCGCGTGCTGGACATGTTGACCCAGCTCTGGGTGCTGCCGGTGGACATTCGCCTGTCCGCCCATATGAGCAAGCTGAAATTCACCGACAAGGCCTATTCCTATGTCGGAGAAGTGCCCGTTCTCGACATAGCCGACCGGCCGATCTCGGACTGGAACCGGGTGTTCAAATGGGTGTTCGACAAGCTTGTGGCGCTCACCGCGCTGATCCTGCTGTCGCCGGTCATGCTGGCCACGGCAATCGCCATCAAACTGGAAAGCCGCGGCCCGGTATTCTTCGTGCAGAACCGGCATGGCTTCAACAACGAGACCATCCGCATCTACAAGTTCCGCTCGATGCGCACCGACATGCTCGACAATACGGCCGCCAAGCTCGTCACCAAAGACGATCCCCGCGTCACCCGGGTCGGCAAATTCATCCGCAAGACCTCGATCGACGAGCTGCCGCAATTGTTCAATGTGCTCAAGGGCGAGCTGTCCGTCGTCGGCCCGCGCCCGCATGCACCACAAGCCAAGGCCGAGAACCAGCTCTATTACGAGGCGGTGGAAGGCTATTTCGCCCGTCACCGCGTCAAGCCCGGCATGACCGGCTGGGCCCAGGTCAATGGCTGGCGCGGCGAGACCGACACGATCGACAAGATCATGCAGCGGGTCAATCACGATCTCTACTATATCGAGCACTGGTCGATCCTGCTCGATGCCTACATCGTGTTGCTGACGCCGTTCCGATTATTCAATTCCGAAAACGCCTATTGA
- a CDS encoding Thivi_2564 family membrane protein: protein MGSSTLISILITFLVVVLILWLTQRLPVDGRVRQIIQIVVIVVGIIALLRYLAVF from the coding sequence ATGGGATCATCTACCCTCATAAGCATCCTGATCACCTTCCTGGTGGTCGTGCTGATTTTGTGGCTGACCCAGCGCCTGCCGGTCGACGGCCGCGTTCGGCAGATAATTCAGATTGTAGTAATCGTGGTGGGCATCATCGCGCTGCTTCGGTACCTGGCCGTTTTCTAA